The stretch of DNA aaaatatatatttttaaaattaagggTTGGGGGATGATGATAAGAAAGATTAGTTTTTGAATGGAAATATTAAGTCAACTATTTTCATCGTATCATCTAGCTCCAACACacttttatgattttattattatttattatcgtaATGGATTTAAccattattcaattttattgaaaaaaataaaaaaaaatacacatacaTACAGACAGACACATAATTGTGAgtgaatataatgaaaattgaatgaaaaattaaaaataataaattaataattataatgtattattttttcaattatattttaaattttttttttcgttttttttttttattcatcttgtaaaatacaaattagatgaaatttttcatttattagaaaaatgagatattttttgtaaatgaaaataaaaaataataatttataaaaataattgaggaaaaaaatatttataatgaaaattccaAGTAAAGTGAATtgcttcattaaaaaaaaaccaaaagtaTTGACCAAGTGTTGGTTACAATAGtcaattgaagataaaaaaaaaaaaaataataaaaaagtaaattatattattgtataagaGCCCCTAGTACCTATTCGTTTTTAACagggtatatataaaatgtaattttaattttatccaaCTCTTTTATGTCACTCATtgtgtatcaaaaaaaaatatttaaaaaaggtttatttaaatctgaacaataatatttaatacataaaaaaaattttaacatgaaAACATTGTAcacaatatatacaaaataaaaaatagaaaaaagataaaaattgctTGCACAATttaacttgaagaaaaaaatatatcgcacacatttttttaaataaaaaaatttatattattttttttaatgaaaaacaatgttttttttttttttattcacttgcaattttaaattaaaaatattttgaattattaaaaggcaaaagaaaaatctatatcaaatgattttaGATGTCggaaaaaacatgaaatataatagaaaaataataaattattttaatgattaaaaatgatattttatttctaattgtaTTGGTGTGTTTTatcgattaattattattattgtctttGTAGATAAAGAGACGTGTCAATTGTGTACAAAAAgataagaaaaagtaaaaaaaaaaaaattctagaatattgttgtaattgaataataataataaatgtgttttatggataaaaataatttaaaaaaaaatttatctcgtAGTTGAAAACaaggaaaaatgaaaaaaaaaaaatctattttaaatgttagatgatatttatttaatttttattttcctcaaCACACAAATAATtgactgaaaatttttttttttttctttaatattaattattgtttaatttaaatataataaataaatgtttaaatatatatacaatttaaaataaataaaatggaacAAAATATGTCAAAGCCAAATTCAATTTaagtgtgaaaaataaatagttgtcaaataaaatgtaataataattttaaataatcataaaaaataatcataataaaattgtgtattaagaaatttaaaaaaaaaaaaaatccaattaaATGTTTTGCTTTGATGCAAATGCAGCAAAATTCTCGGTGCAATAATCAACGACCTCATctatttttacttatttttactttctcaaaatttatatcatttattttttgctgatTCTATTTATCTGTCTTGCTATTTCTCATTCGTAAATTATACGAAAGTTTAACTAAATTAATGTCCAACCTGTCTCAATGAAACATAATTTatccaacaaattttaataatttaaaaaaaaaaaaaaaacagccaacatattgtaaaaaaatgacaaatgaatataattaaatttgagcttaatttaaagagaaaaaaaaaattaatattaaaaaataattattaataataaaagaatatcaaaaaatatatgaatttttttttttttttcgattgatttttgattgattgattgatggaaaaataaattaaaaaaatatgtacctaaaaaaaaattcatgtaaattatatatcacTAAAATGAAACGAACAAATTTTCACTCGTTatcacaatatttaataaacaaataaatttaaacaaaaggaaaaaaaatatatatattgtaacttGTACAACACACAAAAAACAACactctaaaatttttttaaacaataactaCACATTaacataaacataaaattatatactaataatatataaacaattattatactattatatatattataccaTCTGTGAGTCTGCCTcgtcttttataaaattcttgcTTGTTTCAATTTgtctataattattaatttaaaaaccttaaaaaaacttttcctTCATAATATCTTGCAggtaagtttttaaaatataaaaataattaaattttattttaaatatttaataaatatattcttaaatgtattatacattttttagagaatattttaaacaaactttttatttcaaaaggtacttatcaagtttaaaacttatataatattttcgcttttgttagaaaaaattatcaaaagaaatttttttcctgttgataaaaatacatttagtatgctgttttttttaaggaaaattattatatatttgttgataataatgttaagTATGTTAaggttttaaaatttcatgtagaaagaaaaaaaaataatatgcaaaTCATTATATTAGTTGATGATTAATTGATTACGCAAGCGCAAATATCATGTCAAATAGAAAcatgatatttatattgtttttaattgttttatattaagcTCCAATTGCtttaatcaaaaaagaaatataaatatgatcaactttttacttgtatttttactacatttaaatatatatcttgtgatataaatattttaaattgatattcaaatttaaagtCAGTACGTGGTTGAACATTGTGTGAtgtgtttgttgtttttttttctctcactgccattttaaataattattataaaaacgtatgttacaattatatttaattatttataatataatttactaattattatttatatatttaatagatatatttaatttaattcatgtgtaaaaattttttgacaaatttacaaattggAGCAACTGatgtaatagaaaaaaaaatattttaaaaaatcattattgattatttaaaattatatttataaaattgatattaattaatgataaatttaattgattatttattgtatttattttaattaattaattaataaataagattgaattttataataaattttgaggTTAGAAATAGTGTTatcttaaataaatttgtcaaaaaaaaaaaaaaaataagaaatgatTGTTTTATGATTAgtcattaattgaaaattattattttaggatAAATAATGAGTCAAACAATGTctcaaagtttaaaaaatcgtAAAATAACTGTTGACATACTTGCAACATTATTTGGTCTTGGTGCATGGATTGGAATAAATGGTATTTATTCACAATTACCACAACTTGTATTTACAGCACCAGAACAATGGAATCTAGCATCtcatattgttattgttgtacAATTTGCAAATTTAGGACCAATATTATATACACTATATACAAagtaagtaaatataatttatttatttattaattaatttaaattaataataaatattatttatttttgttttagataTTCACCATGGACAAGAGatcattatataatatattttcttcttgcTTCAGCAACAATTGGtacttattatttatcatttaattacaaaaatatatcaacaatatttaatagtcAACATTCAACATCATTAATgacaattgtatttatttgtgcATTTGTTGGTTGTACAAGTTCAGTATTATTTATTCCATATATGAGAAATTTTcgtgaaatatatattgtatcatGTTTAGTTGGTGAAGGTTTAAGTGGTTTATTACCAAATACAATTGCATTATTACAAGGTGCTGGTGGTGATCCATGGtgtaataattcaacaaaattaaatgatactgaattaaaatatgaagTATTACGTACACAGCCAAGATTTACAACagatacatttttaataataaatagtatattattattaatgagtTTAATGTCATTTATTGGTCTTAATAAACTTAAAATAGCTAAAGGTGAACGTGCCAAATCACAAGATACAACTGATACACGTCCAACTGATACAACACCACCACTTAGTTATATAACAAATTCAAAAtggaatttatcaaaaaaaagttatatttcGTTGATGTTTATGACtggtattgtttgttttttggGACATAGTACATTACCATCAATTCAAACATATGCATGTTTACCATATGGTAATGTTGCTTATCATTTGAGTGTAACACTTGCATCAATGGCTGTGCCATTATCAATGGGTATGGGTTTCATACAAAAAGAATCAAAATCACCAAAAATATTAGCAATTTTAACTGGTTTACTTGTTAttgtatcaattattattatttatgttgcAACAAAATCACCAAATCCACCATTTCAACATACAACATTtggtacaatatttattgttacacTTTGGTTTATTGTTAATGGATTAATTggatatattaaaatgaatattacaACAACATTTCGTTCACATCCTGGTAAAGGACTTTATCATGTTGGTGTTGCTACACAAGTTGGATCTGTTATTGGTGCTATTTCAACATTAACAGCAATGTCAAGACCaggtttatttaatgaatatagtCCTTGTGATATGTTTATCAAACattaacatataaatttaattttttttcctttttcctaaatgaatttattagtccaattttttgttttttttttaatgagaaaaatttgttttttattttctttctgtgatgatttgaaacaaaaaaattaaaaaacactgtacttatataatttttctcaaattttaataattattatagcaATGGTAATGGgaacttaatttttaattattatagcagtattttctattaaataatttttttttttttttagattaatgtatataaatatatgaaaaatttaatgtataaaaaaaaaaaacaatattgttatttacattaataaataaatttataaaatgttatttaaaaaacaatgagtCAAGCAATGAATTTCCATCTAATTATGGTAAACCcagacaattattatttccataaatagtagtaaaaaaaaaaagtaaagataGTCTAACGATTGCtggaaaatatttgaaaaaaatatccaattaaaacaatggatatttttaaaatatgaaaaaatccaGTAAAACCCTTGAGACTTAGTCAcgcatataaaaataatataatgaacaAGTGAGTTGTTCATTTGCGAGGGAAAAAAAAGGGTCAAATAATTTGCAACAATAAtagcattgaaaaaaaaattaattaaagggTTGTTGCTTTTGCGCAAAAGACACGCAAACAAggtaaaagaagaaaaagtgATTGCGCATCGGTATTTTTGGTTGATAAAATTCTGCGTGCAGACATTTAGACAGAATACAATCAATATGTCGTGACTTGTCGTGTAGATAacgtgttaatttatttataaaatagtatttgtgaaaataataatgtaaaaatagaataaatagaaaatttaaagaatgcttgataaaataaatgaaaggaaaaaaaaatttacatacatGAATTACAAAAAGAGGGTTGAATGATCAACTTGATAAAAAGTAACAAAGGGATATAGACTCGTCCAGGTCTTGTGGTGAAAAATAAGTATCCAAGTTGGTGATTGAACTCAGCCAGAGCAAGCCAGAGAAAGAACTTgctccatcatcatcaacatttaacaatattttaaaaaatatatcaaacaaTTTCTATGgctcaattaataaataaaaaattgtgatataaattaagtgattatctaaattaatgattaataaataataagtaaaaagTGAAATGTCTTACAGTGATGGTGGTCGTTCATCATCAGTACGTAAATCTGgtacaaaaataccaaaaaatttaCGTGTTACAAGTACAGATAATGGaagaaaatcaacaacaacaacaacagcaataacatatcatcatcatcatcatcatcgtcatcatcgtcATGGTTTATTTGATACAACATTAAATCAACAATCaatacatcaaaaaaatttatacattgtATCATttccattgatattattttttaatgtattaagAACACTACTTTATCAgctgtttgttgtttttaaatatatttatgcatCAGCCAATCATATTGTTAAACGACGTCATCGTACAACATTGACAACAACAAGAGGACAGTGTCATTTAGAAATTGTTGTTGGTAGTCAAACAAGTATtgaacatcatcatcatcatcaacaacaacaacaacaacagccacAACAGCTACAACAACAAGaagatattttatcatttagaCAAGAAAATACAATTGACATGtctgtatcaaaaaaaacaagtggCCCAGGTCCTGGTGATCCACTTCTTGCTAAACAAAAACATCATCATCGTAGagcatttgaatttattagtaaagcattaaaaattgatgaagaaaatgaaggtaattaatttaattaattataagtatttgttgttgttttatattttgatgtttaattTTAGGACACAAAGAAATGGCtattgaattatataaaaaaggcATTGGTGAATTAGAAAAAGGTGTTGCTGTTGAATGCTATGGTGGTAGAGGTGAAGTTTATGAACGTGCACAAagattacatgaaaaaatgcaagcaaatttaataatggctaAGGATAGACTTGATTTTTTAGGTAaggttatatataattatttatatataattattgaatgttaatttgatgttaaatattttacagcatgattatttgttatttattttatggcATGAACaattatgatttttcttttttgttttttttttttgttattctttattttttatggtaGCAAGTATTTGTGccatgaaaaatttagaattatcAGATGAAAATAGTGAGGAGTATCAGGATAAATATCCAAGGCAAAGAAGAATAAatagtaatagtaaaaaaattaatatacaaacaaataaacaaaaaccaatgattaaaaatatcattaagaATCATCCTGTTGTTGAAGGTATATgtttatgttttaaatataattttgcatgtttatttataaattaaattaaattaaaaatgcttTTATAAGTATGTAGTTAAtaagagaaatatatattgatgaaatgttttttattaattttttagtatctggaagaaaattaatacctggtaaaaaattaagtggTACTGGAATGAGTAAAAGTCAAACATTACCACGTAGTATGGGTCGTTCAAATTCAGTATTACCATGTCATAaaacaacaccaacaaaaCCATCATGGACACCACCATCAATAAAACGTCAATTATCAATACCAGGTACAGTATCACCAGTAAGAcgtcaaataataacaacaacaccaaatAATAGTAATCGTAATACACCAACAAGAAAAATTCCAAAAGGTGTTGATCCAAAATTAGcacaaataatattagatGAAATATTAGAAGGTGGTACACCAGTAAAATGGGATGATATTGCTGGACAAAAAATAGCTAAACAAGCATTACAAGAAATGGTTATATTACCATCAATAAGACCAGAATTATTTACTGGTTTACGTACACCATCAAGAGGTTTATTACTATTTGGTCCAGCTGGTAATGGTAAAACATTATTAGCACGTGCTGTTGCAACACAATGTTCagcaacatttttttcaatatcagcAGCAAGTTTAACATCAAAATATGTTGGTGAAGGTGAAAAACTTGTTAGAGCATTATTTACAATTGCTAGAGAATTACAaccatcaataatatttattgatgaagttgattcattattatcagAAAGACGTGAAAATGAACATGAAGCATCAAGAAGATTAAaaactgaatttttaattgaatttgatGGTTTACCATGTAATCCAGATGAAAGAGTATTAGTTATGGCTGCAACAAATCGTCCACAAGAACTTGATGAAGCTGCATTACGTCGTTTTAGTAAAAGAGTTTATGTTACATTACCAGATTCATCAacaagatatttattattaaaaaaattattagaaaaacatAATGATCCATTAAGTGATATTGAATTACGTGAAATGGCATTATTAACTGAAGGTTATTCTGGTAGTGATTTAACTGGTTTAGCTAAAGATGCTGCACTTGGTCCAATAAGAGAACTTGATCCAGATCAAGTTAAATTACTTGATCTTAATCTTgttagaaatattaatatacgtGATTTTCTTGATTCATTAAAAAGAATAAGAAGATCAGTATCACCAAATAGTCTTGCTGCATATGAAAAATGGAGCAATCAATTTGGTATGGATATTAGTATCTGATTAAAAAGTTTGCCTATCAAGGCATACTCATTCATCAACAGgtgaaatgtttattattttttctttatttaaattacgaaaattcattgattaattattgacGATTTTTATAagtctaatttatttatatatatctttaaaaattaatgataaacaagtgacaattatttatttaaattatttatcaagtaaaaaaaagacaaacaaacaaacaaaaagacAACGAATGACTGATGCCTGGTAgattaataattctttttttttttttttttttctctttaatttCTTCCTGttgataatcaataattttcctGCCAatagaattaattaaacaaatgaatTCTTCAATTTAACGTGGAGGAAATatcattagaaatttttttcatttttcgatttttcttatttcgatttttttttcttctttttttttgcatgcaggcatgtaattaataataatcgtatttaattaataatagttaCAAAGTAACTCGgcataaatataatcataatataGTCAATCTAATAAACAAGCTTGTGTAATTTGTAATGTAAACTTTTCGATGTGATATTTTCAacagaataatttaaaaaaagtttcgaatgaaatagaaagaaaaattcaGTACAAACACAAGGCTGTTATATAAATGCTTCCtcctttgtttttttattatttatttatttatttaaatgatcaaaaaattattgtttaactaaaaaattcataaattcttttttcaatgttattgaagttattgttgaattaaaaattcatttagaaaaaaaataataaaagcttaGAATTATTTGCTTACTGATGATCGcctttgaaattaattaattataaataataaattcagcaATGCTCAAATTTGTATTAATCGCACTAAtcagcacaaaaaaaaataaataaaaaatactccaccgagcaattaaaattaaatcgattaaataaattactaaaataaataacaaaaaagcaATTAATCATAATACGCTACgccttgataaaaaaaaacaattgaaataaaaaaaaaaagcctagTCTTGATCATGTTATTTTGCTACTTTTAtaagcaattaaaaaaattttttaaaaaaccgaaataattgtaaattaaataaaacatagatttaaaatcaatactCAAATATTGATGTCCATTTTAAAGGATTAATATTTGTACacgttaataaaattttgaaaaataattaatatcataaatattgtttGATGCTGATGTCATATTTTGTACCGttcattgtataaaattaaaaaattaacagaagaaaataagaaacaattaatcaaaaattaattataaaaaaaatagttatgaAATGATgcttaatatttaataattatttgccaTTTTGttagttgataaatttgacTTCCTGctagataataattaactttgtttaaaataaaaatttataatttaaaaaattaaaaataatgaataattaaaataaccagtgctttaaatattaaataaaaattattgtagaaaaatttaattagtatgtatttatttaacctaaataattatttaaaaattttcgaaattttagtttaaaaaaattgatatttcgaTTAAAAGTGTACTTGCAAATTATCAATGAGATTTATCTTTAACAAGTAGTTGAAGTACACGTTTTTTGGGAAACGAGAAAGTGACAATAGAATCAGTGGGACTTGATCAAAAGGCACTTGTCTTTAGAGCAACTTTCTCAGCAAAATGTTATCAGGAAGATGAAGATAATTCAGACAGCAACTGACAGGACATTTTTTTAGTTGGAAATCACTTGTCTTGCTCAAACTTCGAACAGCAACAGCCAAAAGGGTGACAAGTTTTGTGGAAGTATCAATCCTTGTGTCAAGAAAACACACAGCTTTCACTCATCATGATGACAtagtacaaattaaaaataaacatgaagCTAAAAGTCAATACTAAAATTGACAGATACAACTGTCAAtcctaaaaattaaatccgATCCAATtgcttgatgataattttttaatttttctaaattaataaaaaataaacatagaaaaatagaaaaaaaaataaaaaacttttttttgtattttaaatatttattccttttctttttttttcattcaaaggacaatttgttttgtttgttttttttcatttttttttttttgttttttcatttattttattataagatAACATTATCCTAAGCATTGTCGAGGGTTGTAAGACCCTGCCGTAcctaaattatctttttttatataacattcTTCCCACCCTCTTCGATTATTTCACtgatttttgttcaatttttttttttttttatatttaaattactttatgTTCAATTGATTCGTTCtcgcttttattttatttttttttttttcattttttaaattaaattattcttttaattgttttataatcaCTTTCATTCGTTCATGCTTTCGACTCATTGTTTAAcgcaatttaaatatatatattttatttagtttttcattaatcactttgaaatatttatttgaaaattatttttaataattttctcgtCAGTggtggtatttatttttacaatgaaaataataattatttattcgatAAACAATgtgacaaaaacaaaatatagtTTATCGGAATGATTTGAATTTGTCAAACGTTGACAGTTATTAttgaagtaataataaatattttaacaaggaaacattgtaaaaaatagatgccaataataaatattattgtttttttttcttttagttaTTAACATAAAAACTTTCATTAATTCTAGTCCTACATATCTATCTCTTccaattgtataataatatggAAGACACTTATCAAGAAAAGTatcatattttctttaacaatttttaaaaaaaattaatttcaactaCTTCATCATGAAAATTTGGCAAGTAAAAaactaatgaaaaataattgcaaaacactgtttatttatttatttttatttctttttttgtacaCTAAACCACTGACGACagaagtttttgtttttttcatatattttttttattttttgtaaagcAATTGAATAGCCCCTGAAAAACCATAGCTGCAAAATGAAGCCTCAAAgttaaatgatatataaaacaacaaaagatttttttaaataaaaaaaataataaaatgaaaaaaaataagcttgtcaattttatcaaagtgAGAACGATTGTTCGTGTCGAAGAAGCCCCCCCCCCCCTCCCCATTGAatgtttcattgaattttagttgttatttttatttaattttgttttatcaaaattttatttatttttttatttaaccattgttgttattttaatattaatttattaatctctgcatctttgaatttatttaattaattatttacctcttgtttaaatttttttcatttttgtttatctgttttatatttttttatttaaataatttgtttattaaatttctttttatttagtaGTAGTAGTCCATTGTtgttgtgttgttgttgtagttgttgtttttttttttttgtttattaaataattgaattggtcaatcataacaaaataaattgtcatttcATTGCGTTGGATATTGATGCATATAAGTAACCAATGGTGGTTGACCAGGTGGTAATTGTGGTGCACCAgttggtggtgttggtgttgCTTGTCCAGGTTGCCATGTTGCACCAGCAGATGCTTGCATTCTCATGCTATTcatatattgttgttgttgttgttgagtaTAATATTGTCCATAATATTgagctgctgctgctgctgttggtTGTAAAAATTGTCCTTGCATTTGTGGATATCCTTGATACCAATAGCCCATTTGTTGACCATAACCATATGGATATTGTCCAGCTCCAGCACCAGTAacattctaataaataaataaataaataaataataaataaatatattataaatgaaaaataatgataaataatatacctgTTGTGCTTGTTGATTTGCATTTGGACCAACACTATTTGGATCACCATTTTCTTTACCCCAAAAACATTTAACAACACTACCATTAATTTCTGTATTATGTGTTGCTTCAATAGCATGTGTTGCTGCTtcttttgttgtaaatttaataaatgcatAACCTTTATCTTTGAAT from Aphidius gifuensis isolate YNYX2018 linkage group LG4, ASM1490517v1, whole genome shotgun sequence encodes:
- the LOC122854316 gene encoding solute carrier family 52, riboflavin transporter, member 3-B, giving the protein MSQTMSQSLKNRKITVDILATLFGLGAWIGINGIYSQLPQLVFTAPEQWNLASHIVIVVQFANLGPILYTLYTKYSPWTRDHYIIYFLLASATIGTYYLSFNYKNISTIFNSQHSTSLMTIVFICAFVGCTSSVLFIPYMRNFREIYIVSCLVGEGLSGLLPNTIALLQGAGGDPWCNNSTKLNDTELKYEVLRTQPRFTTDTFLIINSILLLMSLMSFIGLNKLKIAKGERAKSQDTTDTRPTDTTPPLSYITNSKWNLSKKSYISLMFMTGIVCFLGHSTLPSIQTYACLPYGNVAYHLSVTLASMAVPLSMGMGFIQKESKSPKILAILTGLLVIVSIIIIYVATKSPNPPFQHTTFGTIFIVTLWFIVNGLIGYIKMNITTTFRSHPGKGLYHVGVATQVGSVIGAISTLTAMSRPGLFNEYSPCDMFIKH
- the LOC122854313 gene encoding spastin isoform X1, giving the protein MSYSDGGRSSSVRKSGTKIPKNLRVTSTDNGRKSTTTTTAITYHHHHHHRHHRHGLFDTTLNQQSIHQKNLYIVSFPLILFFNVLRTLLYQLFVVFKYIYASANHIVKRRHRTTLTTTRGQCHLEIVVGSQTSIEHHHHHQQQQQQQPQQLQQQEDILSFRQENTIDMSVSKKTSGPGPGDPLLAKQKHHHRRAFEFISKALKIDEENEGHKEMAIELYKKGIGELEKGVAVECYGGRGEVYERAQRLHEKMQANLIMAKDRLDFLASICAMKNLELSDENSEEYQDKYPRQRRINSNSKKINIQTNKQKPMIKNIIKNHPVVEVSGRKLIPGKKLSGTGMSKSQTLPRSMGRSNSVLPCHKTTPTKPSWTPPSIKRQLSIPGTVSPVRRQIITTTPNNSNRNTPTRKIPKGVDPKLAQIILDEILEGGTPVKWDDIAGQKIAKQALQEMVILPSIRPELFTGLRTPSRGLLLFGPAGNGKTLLARAVATQCSATFFSISAASLTSKYVGEGEKLVRALFTIARELQPSIIFIDEVDSLLSERRENEHEASRRLKTEFLIEFDGLPCNPDERVLVMAATNRPQELDEAALRRFSKRVYVTLPDSSTRYLLLKKLLEKHNDPLSDIELREMALLTEGYSGSDLTGLAKDAALGPIRELDPDQVKLLDLNLVRNINIRDFLDSLKRIRRSVSPNSLAAYEKWSNQFGMDISI
- the LOC122854313 gene encoding spastin isoform X2, with amino-acid sequence MSYSDGGRSSSVRKSGTKIPKNLRVTSTDNGRKSTTTTTAITYHHHHHHRHHRHGLFDTTLNQQSIHQKNLYIVSFPLILFFNVLRTLLYQLFVVFKYIYASANHIVKRRHRTTLTTTRGQCHLEIVVGSQTSIEHHHHHQQQQQQQPQQLQQQEDILSFRQENTIDMSVSKKTSGPGPGDPLLAKQKHHHRRAFEFISKALKIDEENEGHKEMAIELYKKGIGELEKGVAVECYGGRGEVYERAQRLHEKMQANLIMAKDRLDFLVSGRKLIPGKKLSGTGMSKSQTLPRSMGRSNSVLPCHKTTPTKPSWTPPSIKRQLSIPGTVSPVRRQIITTTPNNSNRNTPTRKIPKGVDPKLAQIILDEILEGGTPVKWDDIAGQKIAKQALQEMVILPSIRPELFTGLRTPSRGLLLFGPAGNGKTLLARAVATQCSATFFSISAASLTSKYVGEGEKLVRALFTIARELQPSIIFIDEVDSLLSERRENEHEASRRLKTEFLIEFDGLPCNPDERVLVMAATNRPQELDEAALRRFSKRVYVTLPDSSTRYLLLKKLLEKHNDPLSDIELREMALLTEGYSGSDLTGLAKDAALGPIRELDPDQVKLLDLNLVRNINIRDFLDSLKRIRRSVSPNSLAAYEKWSNQFGMDISI